The region TGTTAGCTAAGCCCGTTCTCTCAGACATACTGTGGCACCAAACTGCATTAACAAACCTCGTATCTTAAGATGTAGTGCTTAATGTTGCTTTACTTTCTAAGCATATTTACATATTATTGACAAAGTACGAAATATTGTGGTCTTATGGTAAGTTCGGCATACATATTACCCACAAAGCACAGTTTTCTTTCAATAATACCCAAGGTAAAGTTTTAGATTTGGTTCAGCTGCTCGTTACCGCCCACTAAGGTGTAACGTTACGTTAATGTTAATTGTCTTACTTTAACGTTAACTAAACATGTTGACAAAAGCAAAATATGACAACTAATAGAGTAGAATCAATGCTTAAATGCTGTTTGATGGACTGAACGTGTGCATAACAAATTCAATGTTTTGGCAACTGTTGAATTATTGAATGGAATATGGTGGAGCATTCTCCCCATCCGGAGAGTGGAGCtaacttagctaacgttaccctctTGTGCGACGTAGCTTCATTTGTTCTTACCTGTCGTCTACGAGGCATTGTCAGCTAAATGAGCGGTATTTCTTGCGGGTTTGAAGTCACAAATGGCAAAATTCCCCAAACGTTAGATTAAAAAAGACGAAAGAAAactatttattgatttttaagACTGAAGTTTATATGTACACAGCGTTGCCTGGGTCTCTCGCGCCACATTCCCCGCACAGACAGAACAGAGAATTGCATTTCCGGTGACAAATCTATGAGTGTGAGCCGCCACACCAGCAGGTGGCGCCTCTGTGTCGCACTATGGATTGGGTAGTTtccttataatacatccatggtagtTTCACTgtaactattttattttttttgccttttttttatgcaacagttactttgtatatatttttttctgtatttattgtttattatatattaacgtgtaatatgtttgtttgtttatgtatgcacctatCACCAATTCGAATTCCAGATAAGTGTACTTTTTGTggcaataaaacattttctgattctgattctgataaattTAGCAACACCTTTATAACAGATTCTGCCATTTTAACTGCATTCAAATTTGCATTATGCTTTTCTATTTAATGCAATGAAATATGACACAAATATAAAGATCCACAACTAGCTTTTTGTAAAGCTTTCAACCTTATCTAACAGTCTTCCTCGGTGGATGGAGTTTAAATGCTTAGATTATAaggtttgttgttgctgtttttgtcaaactaaGGTCGCCCTTAATTAATTAATGGTGGGTGTAGTGGTGTCAAGACACACAGTCTTAATTGCCAGTGTTGTACAACTCTTAACCTACCCACCAACCTTTtttacatataggctacaacaaaaatgttgatgaaTCCAAACTGATGCATTAGTTCCCTTACTTTCCTTGatggaaataaagaaattaaatgtggtggtggtgatggcgcagtgaatataacacatgcctttggtgtgggagacatGGGTTTGATCCCCACAGTGATaaatcaaccaatgtgtccctgagcaagacacttaactcctagttgctccagaggcgtacAACCTCTGATATATtggctttggataaaagcgtcagctaaatgacatgtaatgtaataaaaatgtagGTCAACCTCCTAAATACATTGGTGAGTTAGTTTTCTAATCACTTAATGtatttacaaagacaaaaaaagaattacactaaatctgaaaaaaacaacacaaatactaGAGTACAGTAGAATTAACATCAGAGGTTTACTGGTTCAAAATGCTGTTTCTACATTTTCAGATGCCCCAGCCGTACTTCTCTGTTTTGTGTCTCCCTGCCCCCCACCTTCACCCTCTCAGCACCCAGTCGGGGGTGGCTGAAGTATTGGAGAACCCAGAAAGTGCATCTGTTTTCCCGAGAGTTCCACTGACAGACTATTAAGGGCAGGGGAAGGGGCTGTGGCATGATAGTCTCCCAGCAGCTGCTGATACCAGCTGCTCTATATATAGCCATCAGGGCCTGGCCACTACATTAGAGCACATAGCCCCAACGAACAAGCCACATGCTTTTAACTTTCTGGATATCAAAGAAATAAGAAAGTAGTTTCTGTACTACTGCGCAACAATTAGAATGAACAAGCCCAAAATTGTCAGACCCGAGGAAAGGTAAGTGCTGCCAGTCTTTCTTTTAGTAGGCCTACTAATAATGACCAACATGCTGTTTTACAATGATCATATATTTGATTTATAAGtataacagtttttttctgtttctgtcttaaCAGCCAGCCAGCACATGCTCTGTGGTTTGACAGAAAGAAATATGTTACCATCAACTTCATGGTTCATAAACCTAAAGATGTCCAGGTTGATATCCAGCCAGATAAAATGATTTTATGGTGAGTTTTAAATGAAGGTgtcattttgtttctctgtttgtgAATTGTCTTTCttgctctctatctctgtcttgTGTAACACTTAATACAATGTTgcaaattgtttattttttgtacttaaTTGTTCCCTTGACAACCCTGCCCTGTCATTACAACAGCTGCAAAAACGACTCAGATGATGTGATCTACAATGAGTTGCACTTCTATGAAACAGTTCAAATCAATGTAAGTATCCGACTTTTGTCATGATGACAACAAATGGAATATAACTTATTCCAAAATGTTTATGCTGAGATATACAGTCAGTgtgatgttaaatatatatataatatatatatatatataatatatatatatatatatatatatatatatatatatatatgtatatatatatatatatatatgtttttatccTCTCAACACTTTTTTAGGACTCCAGAGAAAGAGTCTATGACCGCACCATTAATATCTTGCTAAGGAAGTTGAAGCCTGATTATGCATGGCCTCAGCTCCAGAAGGATTTAGCtaaggtaggtgtgtgtgtgtgtgtgtgtgtgtgtgtgtgtgtgtgtgtgtgtgtgtgtgtgtgtgtgtgtgtgttttggtcaaTTGTATTCTATTGGAAAAGCATGGATTCTGTAGAAATGCAAATCAAGTTAAACCACGTGAGGTCCTGACGCCTCGGTTGAAAAGCTTTTGACACACTGTTGCTGCCTCATAATGAACACATACTAAATAAGAGACATGCTTGACTCCTGATATTTGCAAGTTTACATGACAATTCATCTAAAAGTGCTACTAAGTTGTCTGTAGGCAATACTATTTGAATATATGCCTATGAATATAAAGCAGGGTGCTGCTACATCCCCTCTCAACTTTACTTTggcatattacattttaaaatgtctcctTCTTTTTGCAGCCCAGCTGGATTACTGTAGACTTTGATAACTGGAGGGACTGGGAGCATGAAGAAGATGATGGTAAGGAAGAGTATGAAAGATACATGGAGGTGAGTAAATGCAATGTTTAAGAGCAGGAAACTGTGCATGTACTTTGAAATAGTCACATAATTTCTCTGGTTTggatttaagtgtgtgtgtttgtgtgtaaagacTTGGGTTTTCTTTTTCAGATGATTCAAGAAATGGCTTCCAGTAATAAAGGACAAGCGCCAGATATGGGAGATCTTAGTGATGTAAGTGCAGAGAGTCCTAGTAGTTTGGGGgttatgtttaaaatgtaatatgacCTATTTTCCATTTGATCATTTAAATGTTGACGttcactttcttctttctctccttgTAGTCTGACTGAGACTCACAGTACCCTCTCTTCTGTGTTGGAGGTCACTATAACTTGATATGATACTCAAGACAATGCTATATGTTGCCTGAAGCTTGTAATATTTGCAGATGATTTTATATGTTATTGTCCAAAATACTGTTCTTATATATATGATATTTTCTATGAGATTATTTATTATCATATCATTGTCCACTGTATGCTGACATATCATTGTCAAtttgaataaatgtaaatgtatcaaaattacatattgtacatttaaaCATCTCTTCTTGCTGAATGTAAACACCTGCAATTATGCTTATTGCCATGGATGACGCCAAAGGGAAAGAAATGGAGATCTTGGAGATCGTAACTTTAATATAAATTATAGTAAATATTAGCGCCTTTATCATCAATGTCTAAGAACTGCACTAGACTACCAAATGGCCACACAGTGCAGACACAGTCGGCCCTGTTGTTGCCTTTTGAAATTTATCCAAAATGTTTATGTTTGCAAAGCACACTTGAATTGATAGTGTCAACGTAAATGGGTCAAGTAATAGTAGAGCTGTAATGAGGCTGACAGCTTGTGTGTAATAACTGTTAACAACATTGATAGTAAGCAAAGAAGCTGCCAACAGAGACTTGTACAGCCTgcaaagaatattttttttcttttgccaaaacacaaaatatttagttgaatgtttaaaaaaaagtattagtaATTTCCTAAATCAGCTGGTCAATGTAGTCtttatcaaacaaacaggaggaaatagtTTATTTGTTGGGAACTATTTTCAGcggcggattaatccacatGCGTGCTCTAGTAGCCTATGCATTTATTATTATCTTATTAtttatgtagcctacttacatgGCCATGTCTGTTTGCTCCTGCAAAACAAAATTCCACtcggggaaaaaaaaagttaggatGAAGAAGCTGATGGAATATCTGCACAGTATTGGATTATTATAGGCATGAATGTATTATATTATAGAATCTAAGAAAACAGtgtttaaaataaacagtagggGGCAGCAATACGCTTTTGCACCGTCTTGTCTGCCAaaccagaagaagaagacaagTCGGCCTAACTCGCTTTAAAGAAGTTTGGACTATGCTGCTAGCCGTACTGAATTGACAGCTGTACCCAAGTCAGTTTTACTTACAAGTCAATGTTTGCGATCATAGACTGTAACAGTCTACGCTTGCGATACATTAAATCCTGTTACAGGTAGATTTTGTCAGAATGGCTTTTCAGTGTCAGCGAGACTGCTATATGAAAGAGGTATGAATCCGTTTTCAAATCAAGTTTACGTTACATTAATTCTCTGCTGAAGTGATTAAGGTTAGCATGGTCAGTTTAACGTTACCTAACCCACTGTAACTAACTACTCCAACTTTATTTTAGGGCACTGTACACTTGGTGTTTGTTTAATGTTAcagccgacgttgtctttgctgtaatcaaatcagtatatatttatgtatatattactttaacatgaagtatactactgcttgagtgcagtaaatcaatgggaaacatacatgtgtacagacaaggctagcagcagcagcgccgacATAAAAATCCACGCAGCTACCACGCAACTGatacgcaacagaaacgccacgcctACGCGACGCAGCTAGCTAGCCATTCACATTCGTGTTGTCAACCAAAACCCACTGTCAAACTTTAGGATTTTCAAATTTCAAGAGTAATTTTGACCTTATACTTTAAACGGTATAGACCGTACTCTTTTAGTTTTTATACAACACTGAAATCCCACAGCACTTCAACACCTGCATGCCAGTCTCCTGTAAGACAGACGTTTTTCTCATGCTTTTCCTTCAGTTTGTTACCTCTGTAGTGTCCTGCTGCCCAGCTGAGCTCAAACATGAAGTcaatggaaagaaagaaactcTCAAGGGATTCAATGTTAAACTCCAAGACACCATCTTGTTTCCTGAGGGAGGTGGCCAAGTatgctgctttttttcttcttctttttttttgtttttgaaatcaTACTACTTCATGCTGCTCTATTGGACATTGTATCAGAAGTAATACTAAGTCACCAAAAAACATCTCATAATTTGcacgttttgtgtttttgtgtcctcCCTCTGTCAGCCGGATGACCATGGGCTGATTGGAGATGTCCCAGTGATGAGGGTGACCAGGCAGGGGCCTGAAGCCATCCACTTTGTGGGCTCACCTCTGGAGGTGGGTCAGGAGGTGCAGGTGCAGGTGGACTGGGAGCGGAGGTTTGACCACATGCAGCAACACTCAGGTGATGAACACTAAACGAATAAGCTCAGGGACCCTTGTATCATACATTGTTATTACACACTTGTTCTAAGTTACGATTGTTTTCTTCCTGTTTCTTAGGTCAGCATTTGATCACAGCTTTGGCAGATACACTGTTTGGATACAAGACCACATCCTGGTACATCACCATTTGCACAGATTCCTTTCCCTGTAACCACAAAAAACTTGTCTTTAACATCTATTCTgtcattattgttgttgttgttgttgttgttgttttttccaggGAACTGGGGCGTCAGAGAAGCACCATTGAACTGGACACTCCCTCGGTGAAGCCTGCCCAGCTTCAGGCCCTGGAGGAAGCCATAAACGAGAAGATCAGAGTCCATGTCCCTGTCACTGTTCAGCTTCTCTCTATAGATGATCCTGCTGTGGAAAAGGTGCATACACTGAGATAACTGGTGCTCAAATACAGTCCTCTTACTGTGTGATCAATTCAAACTTTAGGTATACATCTTCTGTTCAATGTACTGAATCTATTTAAAAAGAGAtttcagattgtgtgtgtgtgtgtgtgtgtgtgtgtgtcaggtgagGAGTCGAGGGCTGCCAGACGACCACGCAGGGCCAATTCGGATCGTTGATATAGAGGGCATCGATGCCAACATGTGCTGTGGAACCCATGTGTCTAACCTCAGTCAATTACAGgttcaactacacacacacacatgcggacACACAAGCACTTAGATGTGCCTCATCTGACTTATGTGCATTACTTAACACATTCATATATCATTTGTAACATTTCTCTCTATCTGAATGGTAGGTAATAAAGCTACTGGGAActgagaaaggaaagaaaaacaaaaccaaccTGATCTTCCTGGCAGGAAACAGGGTATTGAAGTATGCTGAGAAAAGCTACAGCACAGAGCGATCACTGGTGGCTCTACTGAAGTAAGTCTGAATCCTCAAAACATCACCGATGtgagttaaaggacaattccggcgcaaaacgaacctaggggttaataacagatgtgtacccactctgtcgttctctgggacatgttttcatgctaatcgaatgtgtttgtagcttgaaacaagctagcgcggaccgctgattagcttacaacgctagtattcggggcacggggaaagtaaaaacaaatcgcttattataccactaaaaaggctcaaaatatcaccacacttcaacggtagcataatgagggtccctaaatgttaaccgaagtgaagaaaaaaaaaatctgtcatcGTTGTTCAACAGAACTGGGCCTGATGACCACGTCGACGCCGTTGACAAGTTGCAGAAGTCTGTTAAGCTACTACAGAAAGTAAGACAAACATGTAATCAATGATTTCTTCTCTAGATGCACACTCACAACACAGCACCATTTAGATGAGAATCTTCCTATTTAGACAAGTTCTGTATCAAAGATGTTTGCTGCAACATAACACATTGCACGTCAACTGCTTACTGTCATTAAAATGTCTCGGGCAGACTAACCTGAGCCTGCTTCGAGACATGGCCGTCCTCATCACTCAGAACTTCAAGAACAACCCCCAGAGAGGAAACTTTTTCAGCTTGCACAAGTAAGAGGTTCTTCTTCAAGTTGAAGGGCTTGTTTGTAGGTGCAGCATTATACATTGTCCTGATGTTGAAAAACCCACAGCAATGTCCTAGACATCACAAGGGGGAACTGGTCAAGTTCAAGCTTTAATAGAAGTGTGTGGTTTTTTTGTTCTACAGAAAAGAGGGAGACAACGAGTTCATGAACATCATTGCCAATGAAATAAATACTGAGGTAAGATATTGGCATTAGcggttacattttgttttatttggtttTTGTTAAGCCTCGTTTTGTCTGCTCTTAGGAAACTTTGGTTTTCCTGACTGTTGGCGAGGAGAAAGGACCGGGTTTGTTTCTACTGGCTGGACCCAGTGGACGAGTGGCTGACATGGGACCGCGGTAAGAGACACCACTCATGTTACTTTAGTCTCTGGTTTCATAAAGACAAAGGTTGGTACTTATGAATTATCTGTGCTCTCCAGGGTGTTAGAGATGCTCCAAGGGAAGGGTGCAGGAAAAAATGGACGTTTCCAAGGCAAAGCCAACAGCCTCGCACGCAGAGGGGAGGTGGAGGCTttcctgcagcagcactgcAAACATCACACCTCAGAGGAAGAATAAACACAGCAAGGGTTCAATAcaaattctcttttttttttttctctttttttaaataactgcaCATTTAGAAGCCAATAAGGATAGCTTACCTGACTGCTATTCATATTTTGTACACATACCAAGAAATTGATCATTTGtgtgaaaatgtatgtaatttGGACTTTTGTACAACATATGCTATGTTTtagtgtacattttttttcattcatttaaaaacgtCTGTTAGGTggcagtgggtagagcaggcgcacatatactgagaggtttatgcctcgacgcagaggtccagggctCGAACCCGACTTGTGACGATTTCTTGcatttctctcccctttctcacctagctgtcctgtcaaattaaaggcggaaaagccccaaaaaaaataatccttaaAACCTACAAACATCTGTTAGAcctccagatttttttttcttccagtaacCACTGATAATGGATACCAACACCGCTTgaataatgttttaatttttaattaatttaaaagatgaatgaaacatgtaatatacaaaagacaaacacacttgACATGACTGTTGGTAAAGTTGTTTGGCAGGATTACTTTGAGTGACCACAAAAATAGAAACCCTTGTACATTGTAATGCAATCAAATACAACAGTCCTTGGTGACACTTTATAGTGTAATATTATAGtgtataatatttatatttaccaACAAACAATGATAAGGGTTGATTACAGGACGGTTGTATTGGATTGAAGTGGACTGTACAGGGGGTTCTAGTTTCTCATCCCTCAGGCAGTGTGATAAAAGCAGTGGTTTGGAAACAAATCACAAATGTATTGCTCACAGTTTATAGGTGCAGACAAAGTATTCATGGTAAAATATGATAATATAGTGCAATTGTGCAAGCACCCCTAAACCCATTTAGACCTTTATAAAATACTATATAGGcagtaaaaaaattaaaaaaataaagatggcTGGGCCGTAGTTGTTTCCAGTAAGTATGATCTTCCTGTAGACTATTGTCTTTTGCAGCTCCGCTGCTCCTCCATTGTCGGGTTATTGTAGTGGTTTCACTATCTTCATTGAGATGTAGTTCTGGAAAAGGCAAAGAGAGATCAAATCACTGCTTCTCTCTAGTCTGGACTGAGTACATAAAGCTTTATAATTTTACATCATCAGCTGCCCCATAACAGTATACGTTTGTGTCTatttggaaacactgcatgCACGTTAGGTTATACCAGCTGGACCAAATGATGTCATAATATAATATGACCGATGCTCTCGGATCCCCCTCGTCTGTCCTTACCGGTAAAGAGTACAACAGGATGGCGAGGAAGAGCACCACTATGGTGAGGATGATGAGTCCGATGAAGAGGCACCTGAACCTTTTCCACACAATGAACTTCATGGTCTTACATGGGTTGGTAAACCAAAAGAAGGACGTGTCTGGGCGTCTAATGgttatggaaaataaaataaaacagtatttgtttgtgttaacaGCAAAACTACACTTCTATATTCTAAATAGCAGTTTGGAAATTAAAAATGGATGGCACATGCTTATAGAGATTAATATGTGCAGAATGTAAACTAGGTTATGTGGCTTCTTACTTGGGAGGGTCCAGGTGTGGGTTCATGTTGGGGTCGTCCCTGCCTTTTCCTGCAGGTTTCGCATCTGCATCTGCTTCACCTATGATCTCCAGTGTCATCTCCACTTTGccctgtaaacaaacaaaaaccagcAGACATAATGAGCAAGATACAACGTAACAACAATGAGGACGCTGTATATTCAAATGGAGCAGAATCTATTCATCAGGCTTCTGCGGGTAACTTAGAACCTGCTTATTATCTATTAAGCAGTAATGAATATGAAATGCAGCATTTGGTACTAAAACTGAAGCAGGTTTAAGTCAACACTGTCCCTGATGTCATACCTACATTCCTAAGAGTCTACTGCAAACTAACTCATGCTCAACTTTCTTCCCATTCAACCCTGTTATTGTTCATTTTctcaaggcaaggcagcttgatttgtaaagcacatttcagcaacagggcaattcaaagtgctttacataaaacattaaagagcagttaaaaacgatattcttttaaaaaacagatcaaatacgagaataaaagttacagtatcagaaattaaacattaaagagcataaaataaataatatacgaGATTTTATGCTGCTAGTATGGGACAATTCATAAGCCGTTGCTCTATACATGTAATCCACCCGTAATTCTTGCCGTTCCCAGAAGGGGCCGGTCCCTtttatatgctcatatagattgtcatacagtttcaacaatgcaacttcagtataagaaatgaacaattatttaaagaaaggcaacatcaaaaagataggtcctcagccttgatttaaaagaactgagagttgcggcggacctgcagGTTTGTGGGAgcttgttccagatatgtggagcgtaGAGTACATGTTTAGAACAAGGCCACGTATCTCTGGGTGTGCTTTCTATTCATACTTACGCCCAGGACCTTCTTTCCATCCTGTTCAATGGAACAGGGCCACCAGCCTCTGACTGACTGCTGAGCAAACAGAGACTTGGCCTGCTCCATCTTGTGTGGAGCTCCTATTTCCAGATCATCCATCATCTTCAGAGCGCACTTCTCAGGGGTCTTGGCAGGACCAACCAGGTTACGCAGATCCAGCTC is a window of Sander vitreus isolate 19-12246 chromosome 21, sanVit1, whole genome shotgun sequence DNA encoding:
- the aarsd1 gene encoding alanyl-tRNA editing protein Aarsd1, with protein sequence MAFQCQRDCYMKEFVTSVVSCCPAELKHEVNGKKETLKGFNVKLQDTILFPEGGGQPDDHGLIGDVPVMRVTRQGPEAIHFVGSPLEVGQEVQVQVDWERRFDHMQQHSGQHLITALADTLFGYKTTSWELGRQRSTIELDTPSVKPAQLQALEEAINEKIRVHVPVTVQLLSIDDPAVEKVRSRGLPDDHAGPIRIVDIEGIDANMCCGTHVSNLSQLQVIKLLGTEKGKKNKTNLIFLAGNRVLKYAEKSYSTERSLVALLKTGPDDHVDAVDKLQKSVKLLQKTNLSLLRDMAVLITQNFKNNPQRGNFFSLHKKEGDNEFMNIIANEINTEETLVFLTVGEEKGPGLFLLAGPSGRVADMGPRVLEMLQGKGAGKNGRFQGKANSLARRGEVEAFLQQHCKHHTSEEE
- the ptges3l gene encoding putative protein PTGES3L, which codes for MNKPKIVRPEESQPAHALWFDRKKYVTINFMVHKPKDVQVDIQPDKMILCCKNDSDDVIYNELHFYETVQINDSRERVYDRTINILLRKLKPDYAWPQLQKDLAKPSWITVDFDNWRDWEHEEDDGKEEYERYMEMIQEMASSNKGQAPDMGDLSDSD